The DNA window GCGAGATCGAGGAGCTTGAAAAACTTCCGGTGAAGAAGCTGCTCGACGGCCGCTACGAGAAGTTCCGTCGCTTCGGCGAGTGGGAAGAAGCGGGTGGGGAGTAAGGACCGTCTGCTCAGCGCAGATCCGCTGCCCAGAGTGCCGCGTGGATCTTGAAGTCGACCAGCAGGCCTTCCGACTCTTTGGCCCGGAGCCATGTCCGGAGGTCCGCGACCGGAACCCGGTGGAGTTGGATATCCTCGTTGCCGACGCCTCCGCCGGGGCCGACCTGCTCGAGCTCGGTGGCAAGGAACAGGTGGGTGAGTTCTCGTGCCATGCCGGCGGATGTCGGCGAGACGATCAGCGGCTCGATCTTGCCGGCCTGGTAGCCGGTTTCCTCGAGTAGCTCGCGGCGGGCTGTCTCGGCAATGGACTCTCCCTCGTGCTCGACCTCGTCCCCGACCAGTCCCGCAGGGATCTCGATCACCCGGCGCTGCAAGGGGATGCGGAATTGCTCGACCAGCAGCACCTCATGGTCCCCGGTGACGGCCAGGATACCGACGCAGCTCTCGGAGTTCGGGCGCTGCACGAAATCCCAGTGGCCGATGCGGTACAGGCCAAGCCACTTCGTTTCAAACAGGGTCTCCGTCACGGCGGCAGCCTGCGGCGATCGGGCGACAATCCGCCAGCGCGAAATCGCGCCGGTCGCGGTTGACACGGCCAGCGCCACATGGCGCTAAGAATCATTGGAATCCGGCCGTAGAAAGGGCATCTTTCCAACAGCCCATGTCCCGACATGATTTCCAGATTCCGGTCAACTTCCAGCACCGGATTTGCTTCACCCGCGGAGCGTTCGCACCGGACAACCGGCTCCTTGCCGAACTGCTTGAGGAAGGTGGCGGACGTCGCGTGCTGGTGTTCGTCGAGGAGGCGGTCGCAGCGGCTTGGCCGGAACTGAAGCGGCAGATCGCCGGCTATTTCGCCGATCTCGGCCATGACTGGCGAGGGGTTTCGGTGCTTCCGGGCGGAGAGGAGGTCAAGGTGGATGATGCTCTCGTCCAGAGGGTTTGGACCAAGATCGACGACGAGCACATCGATC is part of the Haloferula helveola genome and encodes:
- a CDS encoding NUDIX hydrolase, whose product is MSTATGAISRWRIVARSPQAAAVTETLFETKWLGLYRIGHWDFVQRPNSESCVGILAVTGDHEVLLVEQFRIPLQRRVIEIPAGLVGDEVEHEGESIAETARRELLEETGYQAGKIEPLIVSPTSAGMARELTHLFLATELEQVGPGGGVGNEDIQLHRVPVADLRTWLRAKESEGLLVDFKIHAALWAADLR